A window of Flavobacterium psychrophilum genomic DNA:
AGGAATTGAAAAAGCACCTACTGCCGAGGCATTAATGCGTTCGAGGTATTCGGCTTATGCTGTTCATAATGCTGATTATCTTTGGAACACCACACATCCTAAAGAGCGAAAATACCACAGCAAAGCGGCAATGCTCGACTGGGCAAAAAGTAACCAGTGGCTAAAACTGGAAATTTTATTTGCTAATGATACTATTGTTGAGTTTAAAGCCTATTACCTTGACAATACGCTCAGAGCCCAGGTACATTATGAGAAGTCTGTGTTTGCTAAAGAGGATGATTCCTGGTATTATATAGACGGGACTTATTGATAATTATTTCATATGTGTTTTAATCTTTTTCTTACGTAATTTTACTATAAACCAATTAATATCTAATAATTATGAAAAGATATGAAATTATCGATGGTATTTCCAGCTGGCTTCCACGATCAGATTTTCATCTATTCAGATTATAAGATTTAAAAATAGTATTAAAAGGCGCAGAGAAGCCCCTTTTATTTATTAGGTACCATGTTAAAAATTTATGTTTAAACCACCTGTAAACACTAATAAAATCTTAATACAGGGATTACGTTAAATTCTCTGAAAGACTTGTTTTTTTAAGGTGAAAAAAGTTACATTTGTTAATATTGTATTAAAAAAACCTCACAACTGATTATTAACAAATTAATATTTTTTATGACTACAGAAGAAATTAAGCAGAGCATTGCAAGTTGGACGTCTACCCGTGAAAATGCTAAGGTATTGAATAAAAAATTTCAACAGGGTAACAGCTTTTCGTATGATGTTCCTCCTTACGCTGATGCATCATCATATCTACATGTATATCCTGGTTTGTTTGACGGGCAACTATTGTTCTTTGTTATTCCGGCTGAATATGATAATGAACAGTATGCGGAAGAAATTGACAAGTATACAATTGTTTGTCCTGCAGAGAATGGATTATCCGGAGGCCACAATATAACACCAACCGAAGCGAATGCAAGAATACTTGCCTGGGAAGAGCATCACGTTGCGTGGATACAGCAAAAAGTAAATACTGTAGACGGCGTTTTCCAGGCTTTTGAAATAGCAACTGAAGACTTTGAAGCAGCGAGTGTAGTTATTACTCTAGGACTTAAAAAAACACCTAAAGCAGAACTTGATTTTAACGCAGATATGATTGTAACAAATAAGATTAATACGCAATTGGTTTATGACGATTTCAGCAGACCTATACCACCCTTTAGCTCAACTGCAGATGTACAGTCATTTTATCTGTTATCGGTCTAGTTTCGTATGAGTATAATTGATACCATTTTATTAAATTTTGACTATGCATTACCTATAATATTAATTATAGGAATTTTGGTAAATCTATGTTTTTATAAGTTTATCGCTTCAATGTACAAATGGATTTTCTATTATTTGTTAATTATGCTTTGTATAGATGTTGGTGCTCGAATTTATGGTCAGTTTGGTTCCAATCTAATATTACTACCGATATATAGTGTAATAGAGGTAATAATTATCACTGTATTCTATTACAAATTTCTTTTTGAGGCATCGCACAGGTTAGTAAAAGGCCTGTGCTTTATTGCCTCATTATACATATTGTGGGAAATCATAATTTTGATAGGTATCGAAACCAGTCAGTTTCAATCTTACGCTAAAGTAGCAGACAACTTTGTAGTCGTTACTTTGACATTAGCTTATTTCCATGAAAAAATTTATATTTTTAAAGAATCTAAATGGGATAATTTTCAGTTTAATAC
This region includes:
- a CDS encoding preprotein translocase subunit SecA, with translation MIQCYCGSGMPFSACCELYISGIEKAPTAEALMRSRYSAYAVHNADYLWNTTHPKERKYHSKAAMLDWAKSNQWLKLEILFANDTIVEFKAYYLDNTLRAQVHYEKSVFAKEDDSWYYIDGTY